DNA from Flavobacteriales bacterium:
CGCTCATCCTCGCTGAGGACGGCACGCTCATCGGCAAGCTCTTCGCCAAGGACCGCACCAACGTGCGTTACAAGGACCTGCCGCAGCACCTCATCGATGCCCTGGTCTCCACCGAGGACGCACGCTTCTTCCAGCACGCCGGGGTGGACGGCCGCAGCTACATCCGCGTGTTCTTCCGCACGCTCCTGGGGCGCGATCGCAGCGGCGGCGGCGGCAGCACCATCTCCCAGCAGATCGTCAAGAACCTCTACGGCCGCAGCGACCACGGGCCGCTCACCATCCCGGTGAACAAGATGAAGGAGGCGCTGGTGGCGCAGCGCCTGGAGCGCGCCCTGAGCAAGAACGATGTGCTGGTGCTCTACTTCAACTCCGTGCCCTTCGGCGAGAACACCTATGGCATCGAGAGCGCCGCGCAGCGCTTCTTCAACAAGCCCGCCCGCCGGCTCGACGTGCTCGAGAGCGCTGTGCTCGTGGGCATGCTGAAGGCGAACACCACCTACAATCCGCGGCTGCACCCCGCACGCTCCAAGGGGCGCCGCGACCAGGTGCTGGAGCTGATGCATGAGCGCGGCCACCTGTCGCGCGCGAAGACCGACAGCCTGCGCCAGCGGCCCCTTCGCCTGGACTACACCGGTGGCGACGCGCTCGACCTCTATGGCTACTTCAACCACCAGGTGGAGCAGGAGGCGCGCGCCATCCTGCGCGAGGCGGAAAAGCGCACCGGCCAGCGCCACGACCTGGAGAAGGACGGCCTGCGCATCACCACCACGCTCGATGCCGGGCTGCAGCGCATGGCCGCCGATGCCGCGCACGACCACCTGGCCGTCATGCAGCCGAAGCTGGACCGCGAGCTGCGCGCACGCAAGGCCCGCGCGGCCTGGGAGCGCGGCACCCCGCACCGGCGCTCGGCGCGGTGGAAGGCCGACCCGATGAGCGCCGGGGAGCTCTACGACCATGGCGGCCGCCGCTTGGATTCCCTGAGCCACCGCGACAGCCTCTGGCACTACCACCGCCTGCTGCACGGGGCCGTACTCATCATGGACCCGGGCAGCGGCGCCGTCCGCGCCTGGGTGGGCGGCAACGACCACCGCTACCTCCCCTTCGACCTGGTGAAGGCGCGCCGCTCCGCTGCGAGCACCATCAAGCCCTTCGTGTATGCCGCGGCGCTGGAGCGCGGCCTGCAGCCCTGCGATTACCTCGACAACTCGCGCAGGACCTACGGGGCCTACGACGATTGGGCACCCGACAACTTCGACCGCGACACCACCGAAGGCGAGGTGGCCCTCTGGCACGCCCTCGCGCGCAGCCTGAACCGCCCCACCGTGGACCTCTACTTCCGCGTGGGCGTGGACACCCTGCGCACCGTGCTCGGCGCCATGGGGCTTCCCACCAAGGATGCGGACAAGCCGGCCATGGCGCTGGGCGCCACCAGCGTGGCCCTGCACGAGCTGGTGCCTGCCTACGGCAGCTTCGCCCAAGGAGGCAATCGGATGCCTGCTCGGCTCATCACCCGCATCACCGATGCGCAGGGGAAGGTGCTCTACAAGGCCAAATCCGGCCGCCCGGTGCGCACCGTTAGCACGGAAACGGCCGCGGGCATCACCGCCATGCTGCAGCGCGCCGTCAACGAGGGCACCGGCTCCGCGCTGCGCACACGTTACGGGCTCAGCGGCGCCTACGCCGGCAAGACGGGCACTTCGCAGGACTACAGCGATGCCTGGTTCGTGGCGTACACCCCCAGCCTCGTCATCGGCACCTGGGTGGGCGCGCACGACCCTTCCGTGCACTTCAGCAGCAACCTGGGCACCGGCGGCCAGCTGGCATTGCCCATCGCCGGGCGCGTGCTCCGCGCCATCGAGAGCGACCCCAAGCGCCGCAAGCGCTACATCAGCGCTTTCGGTTGGCTCACCGAGCACCCCATCAGCATGGACTGCGCGCCGGTGCGTGAGCCCAATCTGCTGCAGCGCCTCTTCAGGCGGCACGACCAGCGCGAAGAGCCTGCCGATCAGGGCGAGCGCAAACCCGGCCTGCTCGAGCGGCTATTCAAGAAGCGGAAGGACGGCTAACCCGCCCGCAGGAGGCGCTCGCCGATGCCATCGCGCAGGGCCATGAAGCGCCGCTCCCAGTAGCGCCACACGAACCAGCTAAGCGCGATGCACACCGCCCAGTAGACCAGCAGCGGCAGCAGCAACCCGGCCTCGCGCTCCAAGGCGAACCAGCGATTGAAGACGTAGCGCACCGGCTGGTGCACCAGGTAGAGCGCATAGCTGATCAGGCTGATGAAGGTGATGGCGCGGCCCCAGCGCGGCGCCGCGGACCAGGCGGAAAGGGCCGGCAGCAGCAATGTCATGGCTACCGCGTTCAGCGTGAAGTAGTGCGTGCCGCTGAAGCGCAGGTGCTCCGCGCCATAGGCCATGGCGCAGCCCAGCATGCCCAGCAGGCCGATCGCGAGCAACGGCCACCGCGCCGTGCCCCAAGCCACGGGATACCTGATGCGCAGCCACGCCGCGAGGATACCCCATCCGATGCTGTCGAGCCGCGTGATAACGAGCTTGCGCAGCCCCTGCTCCAGGTGCCAAAGCGAAGGCGCCTCAGGCGCCAGTGCCCAGCGGGCGGCCATGGGCAGCGCGATGAAGAGCAGTGCCAGCACCAGATAAGCCCGGCGTGCCGAGGCCACGCCCAGGGCCGCTATCCCGAACAGCAGCAACGGGAACAGCAGGTAGAACCACTCCTCCACCACCAGCGACCACGACTCCCAGAAGAAGAGGTCCACCGGCTTATAGAGGTTCTGCAGGAAGACCGCGTAGATCCACGTATTGTGATTGATGATGCCGCCGGAGAAGCCAGCGAGGACCAACATGATGTTCACCGCCAGGAAGAGGTAGTAGTTGGGCAATGTGCGCAGCCATCGGCGCTGCCAGAAGTCGAGCAGGCGGAGGTGCCACGGCGCCCCATCCATGGCTGCGTTGCGCAGCAGGATGCCGCCGATCAGGTAACCGCTGAGCACGAAGAAAAGGTCCACCCCATCGATGTGAGGCGGCAGCGCAATGCCCGGAACGGCCGCCCGCAGCACATCGGCGCTGTGCCAGAACACCACCAGCAGGATCGCCGTGGCGCGCATGAGGTCGAGGCCGAAGACGCGGAGCATCGGGGTGAAAGTACCCGGGCGCCCTCAATCGAACGCCTGCATGTCGCAGAGCCTGCGGTAGTGCCCGCCCTTGGCGAAGAGCTCGGCGTGGGTACCGCGCTCCACGATGG
Protein-coding regions in this window:
- a CDS encoding acyltransferase, whose amino-acid sequence is MLRVFGLDLMRATAILLVVFWHSADVLRAAVPGIALPPHIDGVDLFFVLSGYLIGGILLRNAAMDGAPWHLRLLDFWQRRWLRTLPNYYLFLAVNIMLVLAGFSGGIINHNTWIYAVFLQNLYKPVDLFFWESWSLVVEEWFYLLFPLLLFGIAALGVASARRAYLVLALLFIALPMAARWALAPEAPSLWHLEQGLRKLVITRLDSIGWGILAAWLRIRYPVAWGTARWPLLAIGLLGMLGCAMAYGAEHLRFSGTHYFTLNAVAMTLLLPALSAWSAAPRWGRAITFISLISYALYLVHQPVRYVFNRWFALEREAGLLLPLLVYWAVCIALSWFVWRYWERRFMALRDGIGERLLRAG
- a CDS encoding transglycosylase domain-containing protein, with translation MSARKPAARRSPSAKGKRGRKGGSGRMLLKWALIGLAAALIAFFSLLQAVRMGAFGALPTEQELGSIRSEEATLILAEDGTLIGKLFAKDRTNVRYKDLPQHLIDALVSTEDARFFQHAGVDGRSYIRVFFRTLLGRDRSGGGGSTISQQIVKNLYGRSDHGPLTIPVNKMKEALVAQRLERALSKNDVLVLYFNSVPFGENTYGIESAAQRFFNKPARRLDVLESAVLVGMLKANTTYNPRLHPARSKGRRDQVLELMHERGHLSRAKTDSLRQRPLRLDYTGGDALDLYGYFNHQVEQEARAILREAEKRTGQRHDLEKDGLRITTTLDAGLQRMAADAAHDHLAVMQPKLDRELRARKARAAWERGTPHRRSARWKADPMSAGELYDHGGRRLDSLSHRDSLWHYHRLLHGAVLIMDPGSGAVRAWVGGNDHRYLPFDLVKARRSAASTIKPFVYAAALERGLQPCDYLDNSRRTYGAYDDWAPDNFDRDTTEGEVALWHALARSLNRPTVDLYFRVGVDTLRTVLGAMGLPTKDADKPAMALGATSVALHELVPAYGSFAQGGNRMPARLITRITDAQGKVLYKAKSGRPVRTVSTETAAGITAMLQRAVNEGTGSALRTRYGLSGAYAGKTGTSQDYSDAWFVAYTPSLVIGTWVGAHDPSVHFSSNLGTGGQLALPIAGRVLRAIESDPKRRKRYISAFGWLTEHPISMDCAPVREPNLLQRLFRRHDQREEPADQGERKPGLLERLFKKRKDG